A region from the Pseudomonas sp. P8_229 genome encodes:
- the galE gene encoding UDP-glucose 4-epimerase GalE, translating into MKILVTGGAGYIGSHTTLALLEAGYEVVVLDNLCNSSDAALHAVEGICGKSALMIRGDVCDRALLDRIFREHPIDAVLHFAGLKAVGESVRKPLEYYENNVGGSVTLCQAMAAAGVFRLVFSSSATVYGEPEQMPIREDFPTGTPTNPYGQSKLIVENVLRDLSQAEPRWSIALLRYFNPIGAHHSGHMGEDPSGIPNNLLPYISQVAVGSLQELSIFGDDYPTIDGTGVRDYIHVVDLADGHLKALQSIAGRPGIHTWNLGTGDGYSVMQVLHAFEQASGRPVPYRVMPRRSGDIAESWADASKAAKELGWKATRNLQDMVTDTWRWQSNHPRGYLE; encoded by the coding sequence ATGAAGATTCTGGTAACGGGTGGTGCCGGCTATATCGGCTCGCACACCACACTTGCGCTGCTTGAAGCAGGTTATGAAGTTGTTGTACTGGATAATCTTTGCAACAGCAGCGATGCGGCACTGCACGCGGTGGAAGGTATTTGCGGCAAAAGTGCGTTGATGATTCGCGGCGATGTCTGCGACCGGGCGTTGCTGGACCGGATTTTTCGCGAACACCCCATCGACGCCGTCCTGCATTTCGCCGGGCTCAAGGCCGTCGGCGAGAGCGTGCGCAAGCCGCTGGAGTACTACGAGAACAACGTCGGTGGCAGCGTTACGCTGTGCCAGGCGATGGCCGCGGCAGGGGTATTCCGCCTGGTGTTCAGCTCGTCGGCCACGGTGTATGGCGAGCCCGAGCAGATGCCGATCCGCGAGGATTTCCCCACCGGCACCCCAACCAACCCTTACGGCCAATCCAAGCTGATCGTCGAGAACGTGCTGCGCGACCTGAGTCAGGCCGAGCCGCGCTGGAGTATCGCCTTGCTGCGCTACTTCAACCCGATCGGCGCCCACCACAGCGGGCACATGGGCGAAGACCCCAGCGGCATTCCCAACAACCTGCTGCCTTATATCAGCCAGGTGGCGGTCGGCAGCCTGCAGGAGTTGTCGATCTTCGGCGACGATTACCCGACGATCGACGGCACCGGCGTGCGCGATTACATCCATGTCGTCGACCTCGCCGACGGCCACCTGAAGGCGTTGCAGTCGATTGCCGGACGCCCGGGCATTCACACCTGGAACCTCGGGACCGGCGACGGTTACAGCGTGATGCAAGTGCTGCATGCCTTCGAACAGGCCAGCGGGAGACCGGTGCCATACCGGGTCATGCCGCGTCGCAGCGGGGATATTGCCGAGAGCTGGGCCGACGCCTCGAAAGCGGCCAAAGAGCTCGGCTGGAAAGCCACGCGCAATTTGCAGGACATGGTCACCGATACCTGGCGCTGGCAATCGAACCATCCGCGCGGTTATCTCGAATGA